The stretch of DNA ATCCTCCTGATTCCAGCGAGTGGCGAAATTGGGAACAACAGATTGAGGCCATCTCCATCCAAGGCTCAAAAGAATGGCAAAAGTATTCGGAGGAGTTAGATGATTTGGAAAATAATCAAACCACTGAATTGTACCCCGTAGGCGAACAAAATCCAGCAGTGAAAGCCTTGATGGGGTTTGCCAAGCATTCTAAAAAAGCAGAAGGTGCAAGAGGTAAAGTAATTTTCTCTGATATCTATATTCCTCAAAGGGAAGTGAAGAAAAAGGTATTCAATCATGTAGCCATCGATCGTTTTACCGGAGGGGCTATAGATGGTGCCTTATTTCAAGAAGAAGTAATAACTACTGCTGAGTTTATTTTAGATATATATATCGAAAAGGTTTTTCTTGAAAATGCAAAAAATGCAAGCTTCAAACAGGCTTTTGAAAACACATTAAATGACCTGTGTGAAGGTCGTCTACAATTGGGAGGAAATACCACTAAAGGACATGGTACGTTTTCAGGAAAAATAAATTAAAAATCCCCTAAAAAATTCATGCCAATGCTTAATGTTTTAAATATCAAGAATTTCCCTAAAGGTGAATATACTGGCTATTACTGGTACTCAGATCAAACAGACCCTGAATTGATAACAAAGCCTAAAGAAATAGACGCTTCCATTTTTACCGACCTACCCTTTGTAATCGAAGGTGCATTTTATAATAAGACTGATCAGATAAGTATCCACGTAAAAAACATTGATGATCAATATTATTGTACGTCAAT from Saprospiraceae bacterium encodes:
- a CDS encoding TIGR04423 family type III CRISPR-associated protein, whose protein sequence is MLNVLNIKNFPKGEYTGYYWYSDQTDPELITKPKEIDASIFTDLPFVIEGAFYNKTDQISIHVKNIDDQYYCTSMDLKQLSPKLYSEQYYKSHDLGPISKYKVFEVWEEVTDELLENMKTLKPAYTIFGGFD